One genomic window of Leptospira paudalimensis includes the following:
- a CDS encoding CarD family transcriptional regulator: MATKKLNEKTKEPKFKVGDYVVYPIHGVGEVTEVAKKLILGKKKDCYSLEIQGSKMKVSIPVDRAMDVGIRSIIDKKEIKKVLTLLKKDEVDTEEDWKVRYQNNMNKIKSGSIFEVADVCRNLYRRAYGKELSIMERKLYESAYNLVKMEIALSKGVPQEEAGNIVSDVLAASVQGMAPPPPPKELDDDLDLE, from the coding sequence TTGGCTACAAAAAAACTAAACGAAAAAACTAAAGAGCCTAAATTCAAGGTTGGGGATTACGTTGTATACCCAATCCATGGAGTAGGTGAAGTCACAGAAGTTGCTAAAAAGCTGATTCTGGGAAAGAAAAAAGACTGTTACAGTTTGGAAATTCAAGGTTCCAAAATGAAGGTCTCTATCCCTGTGGATCGCGCGATGGATGTGGGTATCCGGTCGATCATTGATAAAAAAGAGATCAAAAAAGTTCTCACTCTCCTAAAAAAGGATGAGGTCGACACGGAAGAGGACTGGAAAGTCCGTTACCAGAACAATATGAACAAGATCAAATCTGGTTCTATTTTCGAAGTGGCTGATGTGTGCCGTAATCTTTACAGACGTGCCTATGGCAAAGAACTCTCCATTATGGAGAGAAAGCTCTACGAGAGCGCCTATAATTTAGTAAAGATGGAAATTGCATTGAGTAAGGGTGTACCCCAAGAAGAAGCAGGAAACATTGTTTCCGATGTGCTGGCAGCTTCAGTGCAAGGTATGGCTCCACCACCACCTCCAAAAGAATTGGATGATGATCTAGATTTAGAATAA
- the rdgB gene encoding RdgB/HAM1 family non-canonical purine NTP pyrophosphatase codes for MTKKTLAFASGSDHKRKEMQMLLSPLGYEVVTPKTLGIIFNPEESETTFVGNSFIKSKELFRLTGLPSFADDSGICVDVLGGEPGVYSARFGGPGLTDKERALYLLNQLGQNSNRNAHYSCVVSYVDTIHQVSFEGKVEGLITSDYDEIGKYGFGYDPIFYYPNFGKRFSEVLEEEKNKVSHRKKAMDLFLEWFQNNQ; via the coding sequence CTGACAAAAAAAACGTTAGCATTTGCTTCTGGAAGTGATCACAAACGAAAAGAAATGCAAATGTTACTCTCTCCTTTGGGTTATGAGGTGGTCACACCAAAAACTTTAGGGATTATCTTCAATCCTGAAGAATCAGAAACCACATTTGTGGGAAATTCATTTATCAAATCAAAAGAACTCTTTCGCCTAACAGGTCTTCCTTCGTTTGCTGATGATTCTGGGATCTGTGTGGATGTTCTCGGTGGGGAACCTGGAGTGTATTCCGCAAGATTCGGTGGGCCTGGACTCACTGATAAAGAACGTGCTCTCTATTTACTCAATCAATTGGGACAGAATTCGAATCGAAATGCACATTACAGCTGTGTTGTGAGTTATGTAGATACGATTCACCAAGTTTCCTTTGAAGGAAAGGTAGAAGGGCTCATCACCTCCGATTATGATGAAATTGGGAAATATGGATTTGGATATGATCCTATTTTTTATTATCCGAATTTCGGAAAACGGTTTTCAGAAGTCCTAGAAGAAGAAAAAAACAAAGTCTCACACCGAAAAAAAGCGATGGATCTATTTTTGGAATGGTTTCAAAATAACCAGTAA
- a CDS encoding PIN/TRAM domain-containing protein: MKHLLSTIGTLLVTSVSFFFIHSESQNIVLAGVLAGVVLVYSLVLILGERKLFPEIKADVVLCASVGALLGLSIAAFPVSLLNDYGYKSVSIFVAVLFFLTGIKAGVSFSKKPGLSIFGGGSGAPGSSFSIPGLEGGTTQIKDKILDTSVVIDGRILDIADTHFLDGPLILPNFVLREIQLISDSSDPIKRARGRRGLEMLNKLQRKGSIEVKITYTDYSDTREVDAKLVKLARDTGGAVVTNDFNLNKVAELQGVRVLNLNNLANALKPVVLPGEEFQISVIKEGKDENQGIGYLEDGTMVVIENGGHLVGKDVRVVVTSIIQTAAGKMIFTKVQNGNNNYNKS, encoded by the coding sequence ATGAAACATTTACTTTCAACCATTGGGACACTACTTGTCACTTCGGTATCGTTTTTCTTTATACATTCAGAATCGCAAAACATCGTTTTGGCGGGGGTACTTGCTGGTGTTGTTCTGGTTTATTCTTTGGTTCTAATTCTCGGTGAGAGAAAATTATTCCCAGAAATTAAAGCAGATGTTGTTCTATGTGCAAGTGTTGGTGCGCTACTCGGACTCTCCATAGCTGCATTCCCTGTAAGTTTGCTTAATGATTATGGATACAAATCGGTTTCCATTTTTGTTGCTGTGCTTTTTTTCCTAACAGGGATAAAAGCAGGTGTCTCGTTTTCCAAAAAACCTGGCCTTTCCATTTTTGGTGGTGGCTCTGGTGCTCCTGGTTCTAGTTTTTCCATTCCAGGACTGGAAGGTGGAACAACTCAAATCAAGGATAAAATTCTAGATACTTCCGTTGTGATCGATGGTAGGATTTTGGATATTGCTGACACTCACTTCTTAGATGGTCCTCTCATCCTTCCTAACTTTGTGTTACGTGAAATCCAATTGATTTCCGATTCTTCTGATCCGATCAAACGTGCTCGTGGTCGTCGTGGTCTTGAGATGTTAAACAAACTCCAAAGAAAAGGATCCATCGAAGTTAAGATCACGTATACTGATTATTCTGATACTCGAGAAGTGGATGCAAAACTGGTAAAACTTGCTCGTGATACTGGTGGAGCCGTTGTTACCAATGACTTTAACCTAAACAAAGTAGCAGAGTTACAAGGTGTTCGAGTTCTCAATTTGAATAACCTTGCCAATGCATTAAAACCTGTAGTGTTACCTGGTGAAGAGTTTCAAATTTCCGTCATCAAAGAAGGAAAAGATGAAAACCAAGGAATTGGGTACTTGGAAGATGGAACCATGGTTGTGATCGAAAATGGTGGTCATTTAGTTGGGAAAGATGTACGTGTAGTCGTTACAAGTATCATCCAAACTGCAGCTGGTAAAATGATCTTCACAAAAGTACAAAACGGTAATAATAACTACAACAAATCGTAA
- the ompL47 gene encoding multi-beta-barrel domain surface protein OmpL47: protein MQAHKYLLAILTIFFAGQISAQVADPKATTSTKDKAIQKTESTSTQAKDGVNKVETTVKDILGDKKEAGASTSDAPALFITSKTSFSLDAKDDSSMIDFIEWKPKNGEYRRFTQPIRISEEGLTEIYYRSVDKVGNAETPKILVVNVDNTAPRVSLVPQEQLFVLDGVPFASKNNTYTIVAEDRQTGVEKVQFSINQEASKVYADPIKLEVGGANTIKYSATDKSGNSSPESSMIITVDDVKPTIEIVPSFPLVDINGKNFQRKGNVFYVNATDKESGVKKILVKIDEEEYKPYVEAIAIETQGDHVIKAMAVDNVGNQSDVVEVKLTVDLTPPTSTIQKANDEPKVEAAPAPQTTTPAK from the coding sequence ATGCAGGCGCACAAATACCTTTTGGCCATTTTGACAATTTTTTTCGCAGGCCAAATCTCAGCACAGGTTGCTGACCCAAAAGCCACTACTTCCACCAAAGACAAGGCAATTCAAAAAACTGAATCCACGTCTACACAAGCCAAAGATGGTGTGAACAAAGTTGAGACAACTGTAAAAGACATTTTGGGAGACAAAAAAGAAGCTGGAGCTTCTACAAGTGATGCACCCGCTCTTTTTATCACTAGCAAAACTTCGTTTTCTTTAGACGCGAAAGATGATTCTTCTATGATCGATTTCATCGAATGGAAACCAAAAAATGGTGAGTATAGAAGATTTACGCAACCAATCCGTATTTCGGAAGAAGGTCTTACTGAGATTTACTACCGTTCCGTTGATAAAGTAGGGAACGCAGAAACTCCAAAAATCCTTGTTGTGAATGTAGACAATACTGCACCACGTGTGAGCCTTGTTCCACAAGAACAACTGTTTGTTTTAGATGGAGTTCCTTTTGCTTCTAAAAACAACACATACACAATCGTTGCGGAAGACCGCCAAACAGGTGTAGAAAAAGTTCAATTTAGCATCAACCAAGAAGCTTCTAAAGTTTACGCTGATCCAATCAAATTAGAAGTTGGTGGTGCAAATACGATTAAGTATTCTGCAACTGATAAATCTGGAAACTCTTCTCCAGAGTCTTCTATGATCATCACTGTTGACGATGTAAAACCTACAATTGAAATCGTTCCTTCTTTCCCTTTAGTTGACATCAATGGAAAAAATTTCCAAAGAAAAGGAAACGTATTCTATGTAAACGCAACTGACAAAGAATCAGGTGTGAAAAAAATCCTAGTTAAAATTGACGAAGAAGAATACAAACCTTATGTTGAGGCAATTGCAATTGAAACACAAGGTGATCACGTAATCAAAGCTATGGCTGTTGATAATGTTGGAAACCAATCGGATGTAGTCGAAGTAAAACTTACTGTTGACTTAACTCCTCCAACTTCAACAATCCAAAAAGCTAATGATGAGCCAAAAGTAGAAGCGGCACCTGCTCCACAAACTACAACTCCTGCTAAGTAA
- a CDS encoding Lsa36 family surface (lipo)protein — MKLSMIRTTIQLIAIFLILPAFLGKGFPLEAQVICGGAECSNIPSEYQLLGNFAGPALDRIYTNGFLRSMGENAVLQNLNANQSGGQNVPSYRFGLGYTIAKGQAKARDLYYENSELRNLPKEGVAASPSVNFTANLSQIFQTPYASRWNVTTHFFPYEFTEANIPFVKIRNTDVRGKIQNYGILFRYFPESSGFSFGFGLFQTNQDLYLSSYDRRTTQFRIDGEKRRWLGINDLYYQSRISSFSFDVKYNWTIGILSITPGIGCVYNEGYTSIQVSRYALISTRSNPDDFSTYPSVIGIRLATRYDHVSSFGYGSLGFRFGQGSFSVTTELMAGREMQSANLSLNYQF, encoded by the coding sequence ATGAAACTCTCGATGATTCGCACTACCATCCAATTGATTGCAATATTCTTGATCCTTCCAGCTTTTTTGGGAAAAGGTTTTCCATTAGAAGCGCAAGTCATTTGCGGAGGGGCAGAATGTTCCAATATTCCTTCTGAATACCAACTCCTCGGAAATTTTGCGGGCCCCGCTTTAGATCGAATTTATACGAATGGTTTTCTTCGATCAATGGGAGAAAATGCAGTATTACAAAATCTGAATGCAAACCAATCAGGTGGCCAGAATGTTCCCTCCTACCGATTTGGTTTGGGTTACACGATTGCAAAAGGACAAGCTAAAGCACGTGATTTGTATTATGAAAACTCTGAACTCAGAAATTTGCCAAAAGAAGGTGTCGCTGCCTCTCCATCCGTAAATTTTACAGCCAACCTTAGCCAAATATTTCAAACTCCTTATGCCAGTCGTTGGAATGTCACAACACATTTTTTCCCTTATGAATTTACGGAAGCAAATATTCCATTTGTAAAAATTCGAAATACGGATGTTAGGGGAAAGATTCAAAATTATGGAATTTTGTTCCGTTATTTCCCAGAATCTTCTGGTTTTTCTTTTGGATTTGGTTTGTTTCAAACAAACCAAGACTTATACTTAAGTTCGTACGATCGTAGGACCACTCAGTTTCGAATCGACGGAGAAAAACGAAGGTGGTTGGGAATCAATGATTTGTATTACCAATCTAGGATTTCTTCCTTTTCTTTTGATGTAAAATACAATTGGACTATTGGAATATTATCCATCACACCTGGTATTGGTTGTGTTTATAATGAAGGATATACTTCAATCCAAGTGAGTCGTTATGCACTGATTTCCACTAGATCCAATCCGGATGATTTTTCGACCTACCCGAGTGTGATTGGGATTCGACTCGCGACTCGTTATGATCATGTTTCCAGCTTTGGATATGGAAGTTTAGGCTTTCGATTTGGACAGGGAAGTTTTAGTGTGACAACAGAATTGATGGCAGGGAGAGAAATGCAATCAGCAAATCTCTCCTTAAATTACCAATTTTAA
- a CDS encoding STAS domain-containing protein: MDVQVKDDIRIIKFSGAILKVDSDEIEKELSKLTQGSVKKIILDLTKVHHICSTALGIFVATKRKLKPLNGDIKVIVVDEDLIQLFEITMLDKVFEIFPDLASAMEGFQLDEEDSH; the protein is encoded by the coding sequence ATGGATGTTCAAGTCAAGGATGACATAAGGATTATCAAGTTTTCTGGAGCCATTTTGAAAGTGGATTCCGATGAAATTGAAAAAGAATTGTCAAAACTCACTCAAGGTTCTGTTAAAAAAATCATTTTAGATTTAACGAAAGTTCATCATATATGTTCAACTGCTTTAGGAATTTTTGTCGCCACAAAACGTAAGTTAAAGCCATTGAATGGTGATATCAAGGTAATTGTGGTTGATGAAGATTTAATCCAATTATTTGAGATTACAATGTTAGATAAAGTCTTTGAAATTTTTCCTGACTTGGCTTCTGCAATGGAAGGTTTCCAGTTAGATGAGGAAGATTCACACTGA
- a CDS encoding flagellar assembly protein FlaA, giving the protein MIALRNTIILTLFLISPFHSEILGESGIWREILLENFELSNFNASHLRTKLEKGTKLPEISLSNNFTAPIPGSKQALVLRIPKDANLPFSLYFPKPIEVNAFIKEISIPIYSSLSSGNLTLIIETQDAEVRQLNLTSLNYRGWKTITVSISKNFDQNDRVFLQKSSIRILGFFYLPYENNDPNQEVLIAIDDITAIVRDKYRPLRNKEILLED; this is encoded by the coding sequence ATGATTGCTTTAAGAAACACCATAATCCTAACACTTTTTCTCATTTCGCCATTCCATTCCGAAATCTTAGGCGAGAGTGGCATTTGGAGGGAAATCCTTCTCGAAAATTTTGAACTTTCAAATTTCAATGCGAGTCACCTCCGTACAAAATTAGAAAAAGGAACAAAACTTCCCGAAATCAGCTTATCAAACAATTTTACAGCTCCCATCCCAGGCTCCAAACAAGCGCTTGTGCTTCGGATTCCAAAAGATGCCAATTTACCATTTTCATTGTACTTTCCGAAACCCATTGAAGTGAATGCATTCATTAAAGAAATCTCCATTCCCATTTACTCTTCTTTATCGAGTGGGAACCTAACACTGATCATAGAAACACAAGATGCAGAAGTGAGACAATTAAACCTAACTTCGCTCAACTACCGTGGTTGGAAAACCATCACTGTTTCTATTTCAAAAAATTTTGACCAAAACGATCGGGTTTTTTTGCAAAAGAGTTCCATTCGTATTTTAGGATTCTTTTATTTACCGTATGAAAACAACGACCCTAACCAGGAAGTACTCATCGCGATTGATGATATAACTGCAATTGTGCGAGATAAATATAGACCACTCCGAAACAAAGAAATCCTGTTAGAGGATTGA
- a CDS encoding class I SAM-dependent methyltransferase, whose product MSIFMDKTFLPSLDDEKKRYLEHNNDIHDVQYQNFLRPIVEKVLTHQKPEDFGLDYGAGPGPVVEFLLKEKGYQVNLFDPFFHPFQENLTKQYDYIILTEVVEHFHHPNLEFQKLKSLLKVNGVLYILTHPYDDSISFDRWYYKNDQTHTFFYTKQAFEWIKEFFGFKRMEIENRIILFQK is encoded by the coding sequence ATGTCCATCTTTATGGATAAAACTTTTTTACCTTCATTAGATGATGAGAAAAAAAGATACCTTGAACATAACAATGATATCCATGATGTTCAGTACCAAAATTTTTTAAGACCCATTGTTGAAAAAGTGCTTACACATCAAAAACCAGAGGATTTTGGATTGGATTATGGTGCTGGTCCTGGGCCCGTAGTTGAATTTTTACTCAAAGAGAAAGGGTACCAAGTCAATTTATTTGATCCTTTTTTTCACCCATTTCAAGAAAATTTAACAAAACAATATGATTATATCATTTTAACAGAAGTAGTGGAACATTTTCATCATCCAAATTTAGAATTCCAGAAACTTAAGTCCCTTCTCAAAGTAAATGGAGTGTTATATATTTTAACACACCCTTATGACGATTCCATTTCCTTTGATCGCTGGTATTATAAAAATGACCAAACACATACTTTCTTTTATACAAAGCAGGCATTTGAATGGATCAAAGAATTTTTTGGATTCAAACGAATGGAAATAGAGAACAGAATCATTCTATTTCAAAAATAA
- a CDS encoding SpoIIE family protein phosphatase — translation MYQHFQTIVSRFFDLIPERKIYNLEYCKELDRQTRIIQFPGSLIGSIALLGFAFDTDAKLHPEFPEMFYFRIGFTILCVFYIFLNLFNQSRNIQSRLEGLTWGYVVYGYVLFTTSFFTGRIADDAPYVSGLQMVVIILSFLPLPRKTLFIYYPISIFLFLTTVIIYKPNLNTPATDYSMQNLILSYTLGVFSGLIIERYRFHSFLNHLRITKKNEEVTKAAEALQALKSQQDGDYFLTTLLFDPLIGKELDGNAVTIDTVLNQYKKFHFRNKEYQLGGDYLSVYNLILQGKRYKAFVNGDAMGKSIQGAGGAIVLGAVYNSIIIRSKMDPTSSNRSPERWLHDCYLDLQKIFETFDGAMLVSAVIGLLEESTGTLYFINLEHPWVILYRDAKASFIEEEIHYYKLGVMEVPSNRFISVFQLKKGDKIFCGSDGKDDLVISNSGKYRDINEDQNLILDCIEKSNGDLQNLVSVLETKGKYSDDLSLISLEYNLESLSKPGKFWKEAKTLIKKRQNSKALELLLSYPSALDTSILELKFITKLYEKEGDLLKAMEYASLALENFPSDTSWMFHTSVLYKRLYSIYKSQSFLFESQELSERVRLRQPNNIRNLIHLADVCRLLGDKDRTSYLVQVLKKLSPENKKLEELIRLL, via the coding sequence GTGTATCAGCATTTCCAGACAATCGTTTCTAGATTTTTTGATTTAATTCCTGAACGAAAAATATATAATTTAGAATATTGTAAAGAGTTAGATCGCCAAACTAGAATCATCCAATTCCCTGGAAGTTTAATCGGGAGCATTGCATTACTTGGTTTTGCCTTTGATACTGATGCAAAACTCCACCCAGAATTTCCGGAGATGTTTTACTTTCGGATTGGGTTTACCATCCTCTGTGTTTTTTATATATTCCTAAACTTATTCAATCAATCACGGAACATTCAATCTAGATTAGAGGGATTAACTTGGGGTTATGTTGTATATGGTTATGTGCTGTTTACAACATCGTTTTTTACAGGAAGAATTGCCGATGACGCTCCTTATGTATCTGGCTTACAAATGGTTGTCATCATTCTTTCCTTCTTGCCACTTCCCAGAAAAACACTTTTTATTTATTATCCCATTTCAATTTTTCTTTTTTTAACAACCGTTATTATATATAAGCCAAATTTGAATACACCTGCCACTGATTATTCCATGCAAAATTTAATTTTAAGTTATACCTTGGGAGTTTTTAGCGGACTTATCATCGAAAGGTATAGATTTCACTCATTTTTAAACCACCTTCGTATCACGAAAAAAAACGAAGAAGTAACAAAAGCTGCAGAAGCTTTACAAGCATTAAAGTCACAACAAGATGGAGATTATTTTCTAACTACCTTGCTGTTTGATCCTCTTATCGGTAAAGAGTTGGATGGCAATGCAGTCACTATAGATACAGTCTTAAATCAGTATAAAAAATTTCACTTCCGAAATAAGGAATACCAATTAGGTGGTGATTATCTTTCCGTATATAATTTGATCTTGCAGGGCAAACGTTACAAAGCATTTGTAAATGGCGATGCAATGGGAAAATCTATACAAGGTGCTGGAGGTGCGATTGTACTCGGAGCGGTGTACAATTCTATCATCATTCGTTCCAAAATGGATCCAACTTCCTCAAACCGTTCCCCAGAAAGATGGTTACATGATTGTTACTTAGATCTTCAAAAAATATTCGAAACATTTGATGGAGCAATGCTCGTATCAGCGGTTATAGGGTTATTGGAAGAGTCAACTGGGACACTTTATTTTATTAACTTGGAACATCCTTGGGTGATTTTGTATCGGGATGCAAAAGCGTCATTCATCGAAGAAGAAATTCATTATTATAAATTAGGTGTCATGGAAGTTCCATCCAATCGTTTTATTTCAGTTTTTCAATTGAAAAAGGGAGATAAAATATTCTGTGGATCGGATGGAAAAGATGATTTGGTCATCTCTAATTCCGGGAAATACCGCGATATCAATGAAGACCAAAACCTAATATTAGATTGTATTGAAAAATCAAATGGTGATTTGCAAAATTTGGTATCCGTTCTCGAAACAAAAGGAAAGTATTCGGACGATTTGAGCTTAATTTCCTTGGAATATAACTTAGAATCATTAAGCAAACCAGGGAAGTTTTGGAAAGAAGCAAAAACATTGATCAAAAAAAGGCAAAATTCCAAAGCTTTAGAATTACTTTTATCGTATCCATCTGCCTTAGATACTTCCATTTTGGAACTAAAATTCATTACAAAATTGTATGAAAAAGAGGGTGATCTTTTGAAAGCAATGGAGTATGCAAGTTTAGCTTTAGAAAACTTTCCATCAGATACAAGTTGGATGTTCCATACTTCTGTTTTGTATAAAAGACTTTATTCTATTTATAAATCCCAATCCTTTTTGTTTGAATCGCAAGAGTTAAGTGAACGGGTGCGTCTTCGTCAACCAAATAACATCCGAAATTTAATCCATCTAGCAGATGTTTGTAGATTGTTAGGAGATAAAGATCGCACAAGTTATTTGGTTCAGGTATTAAAGAAACTATCACCTGAGAATAAAAAACTCGAAGAATTGATTCGGTTGTTATAA
- a CDS encoding ComF family protein, whose protein sequence is MRGVFFSLLTFLFPKYCIRCGHHDLFADRLGLCKVCTKFCFHSQSIWKTPFPIPNPVDRFLFYEEAYSLQKRDLIAKDLFLSLKFQNEKQISNYFCLGWRELAKFWKLDPPDCFVMVPSKPKPGPKPYHVAWSLRNRLLRGLNLREDTSLRKVSKDKQSEKRFEERFFHAKKAFAFTKSDRIIEGLHVLLVDDIFTTGASLNEIARLYKLRGVRKVTCVVFLLSGVIESNGCSSQG, encoded by the coding sequence ATGAGAGGGGTTTTTTTTTCGTTACTGACTTTTTTATTTCCAAAGTATTGTATCCGCTGTGGCCACCACGATTTATTTGCAGATAGATTAGGTTTGTGCAAAGTTTGCACCAAATTTTGTTTCCATTCACAAAGTATTTGGAAAACACCTTTCCCCATTCCGAATCCAGTGGATCGTTTCCTATTTTATGAGGAAGCATACTCTTTGCAAAAGAGAGACCTCATCGCCAAAGATCTTTTCCTTTCTTTAAAATTCCAAAATGAAAAACAAATCTCCAACTACTTCTGTTTAGGTTGGAGAGAGTTGGCAAAATTTTGGAAACTTGATCCTCCCGATTGTTTTGTCATGGTTCCTTCCAAACCAAAACCAGGGCCAAAACCCTACCATGTCGCTTGGTCGTTACGAAATCGGCTTTTACGAGGCCTAAATTTAAGGGAAGATACGAGTCTTCGTAAGGTTTCAAAGGACAAACAGTCAGAGAAACGGTTTGAAGAGAGATTTTTTCATGCAAAAAAGGCATTTGCATTCACAAAAAGTGATAGAATCATAGAAGGACTTCATGTTCTACTCGTAGATGATATATTTACGACAGGTGCCTCACTCAATGAAATCGCTCGGTTGTACAAACTGAGAGGGGTTCGGAAGGTAACTTGCGTAGTTTTCTTGTTAAGTGGGGTGATTGAATCGAATGGATGTTCAAGTCAAGGATGA
- the lnt gene encoding apolipoprotein N-acyltransferase — MKLARFLMSREGFISVLCYTVTAAFSFLSFAPLNLPIFVWFAPFGLFIIEKRNRGEWKKLIYHGFGFAILFYLVSFHWVYHMTTVFGGFDWYLAVPIFIGSAIVLNFKFPVYLLLFSFLAKKVGKFFPLIASFSILFAEFFTPQVFPWYFGNVVAENQILAQNAEYTSAYGLSGFLFFVSYYLFYLKNPKKILHLLSLIQSLITKHPKLVKQMLVGLTSLLIVLVLFFGNGFYLFHKWENVKPIAEREVLIVQPNAPLEFRDGRNPAEEIRNLMTRIDRMVESELKEKPVDLVVLPESGVPFFTTHDSEVTRTLRIYWHQFESLMAIISLRHGANLFFNELDADIPGGKESARIIRNDIRTYNSSVLMNPNGERKKSYQKVFLLIFGEYMPFEWMYALSGQTGQFAPGTKMDLIPYYERRKTPSNVTKDLHWEDTFGMSPDSVREHYRPNQIEEKTIGSFLPLICYEVIISEFVRKFQGDPDFIVNVTNDKWYGNSVESYQHHTLGRLRAIEFRKWIVRSTNSGTSVFTDHLGRNIDNDFTPIETTATIRKKVSVIPGEMTFYRLYGNLLSYLFMGIVGLVFFVYAKRNS, encoded by the coding sequence ATGAAACTGGCTCGTTTTTTAATGTCACGCGAAGGGTTCATATCCGTTCTTTGTTATACAGTAACGGCCGCATTCTCTTTCCTCTCTTTTGCGCCTCTCAATTTACCAATTTTCGTTTGGTTTGCTCCTTTTGGTCTCTTTATCATAGAAAAAAGAAACCGAGGTGAATGGAAAAAACTCATCTACCACGGATTTGGCTTTGCCATTTTGTTTTATTTGGTGTCCTTCCATTGGGTCTACCATATGACAACTGTTTTTGGGGGATTTGATTGGTATTTAGCTGTTCCCATTTTTATTGGCTCAGCTATTGTATTAAATTTTAAATTTCCAGTATATTTACTTCTTTTCTCTTTTTTAGCAAAAAAAGTGGGAAAATTTTTTCCATTGATAGCATCGTTTTCGATTTTGTTTGCTGAATTTTTTACTCCTCAAGTTTTCCCTTGGTACTTCGGTAACGTAGTGGCAGAAAATCAAATTTTAGCACAAAACGCAGAGTATACGAGTGCTTATGGATTATCTGGCTTTTTATTTTTTGTTTCTTATTATCTCTTTTACCTTAAAAATCCAAAAAAAATCCTTCATCTACTTTCTTTGATTCAGTCTCTGATCACAAAACACCCGAAGCTTGTCAAACAAATGTTAGTGGGTCTAACTTCCCTTTTGATTGTTTTGGTTTTGTTTTTTGGGAATGGTTTTTATTTGTTCCATAAATGGGAAAATGTCAAACCAATCGCAGAACGTGAGGTTCTGATTGTCCAACCGAATGCTCCATTGGAGTTTCGAGATGGTAGAAACCCTGCAGAAGAAATTCGAAATTTAATGACTCGCATCGACCGTATGGTGGAATCTGAATTAAAAGAGAAACCAGTGGATTTGGTAGTTTTACCAGAATCTGGAGTTCCATTTTTTACCACCCATGATTCAGAGGTAACCAGGACACTTCGTATTTATTGGCACCAATTTGAGTCACTAATGGCAATCATCAGTTTGCGACATGGAGCCAATTTGTTTTTTAATGAATTGGATGCAGACATTCCTGGTGGCAAAGAATCTGCGCGAATCATCCGAAACGACATTCGTACGTACAATTCGTCCGTACTCATGAATCCAAATGGGGAACGGAAAAAAAGTTACCAAAAAGTATTTTTACTCATCTTTGGGGAATACATGCCATTTGAATGGATGTATGCTTTGTCTGGTCAAACGGGACAATTTGCACCTGGAACTAAAATGGATCTTATTCCTTATTATGAACGTCGTAAAACTCCTTCAAATGTTACGAAAGATTTACATTGGGAGGATACATTTGGAATGAGTCCCGATTCGGTAAGGGAACATTACCGTCCAAACCAAATTGAAGAGAAAACAATTGGGTCTTTTTTACCTTTGATTTGTTATGAAGTGATCATCTCGGAATTTGTGCGTAAATTTCAAGGAGATCCAGATTTTATCGTGAATGTAACAAACGATAAATGGTATGGAAATTCTGTAGAATCCTACCAACACCATACTTTGGGTCGTTTGCGTGCGATTGAATTTCGAAAATGGATCGTTCGTTCAACGAATTCAGGAACTTCTGTTTTTACGGATCATTTAGGGCGAAATATTGATAACGATTTTACTCCGATTGAAACGACTGCAACCATCCGTAAAAAGGTTTCTGTTATCCCTGGTGAAATGACATTTTATCGACTATATGGAAACTTACTGTCTTATTTGTTTATGGGAATCGTAGGACTTGTGTTTTTTGTTTATGCTAAAAGGAATTCGTAA